One stretch of Chryseobacterium fluminis DNA includes these proteins:
- a CDS encoding PaaI family thioesterase, which produces MNPRQIADYMFNQDEFSQWMNIRLIDVKENYCLIEMPIKKEMLNGLKTVHGGVTFAFADSALAFSSNNTGDAAVALNCIINFTKAGKEGDLFRAESILVNDTRKTAVYDIKITNQDEELVAKFVGTVYKIGKKVTEL; this is translated from the coding sequence ATGAATCCAAGACAAATAGCAGATTATATGTTCAATCAGGATGAGTTTTCCCAGTGGATGAATATCAGACTGATCGACGTCAAAGAAAATTACTGCTTAATAGAAATGCCAATCAAAAAGGAGATGCTGAACGGACTTAAGACCGTTCACGGGGGCGTTACCTTTGCTTTTGCGGATTCGGCATTGGCATTTTCTTCGAACAACACCGGAGATGCGGCCGTTGCACTGAATTGTATTATTAATTTTACCAAGGCCGGAAAAGAAGGTGATCTATTCAGAGCAGAGAGTATTTTGGTAAATGATACGAGAAAAACGGCTGTTTACGATATCAAAATTACCAATCAGGATGAAGAATTGGTGGCAAAATTTGTCGGAACAGTGTATAAGATCGGAAAAAAAGTAACGGAATTATAA
- the pcaF gene encoding 3-oxoadipyl-CoA thiolase: MNNVYIIDYIRTPISKLSGGLSEVRADDLAAVVLKEIVARNPEVPVEEIEDVIFGCANQAGEDNRNVARMGLLLAGLPYRIGGETVNRLCASGMSAVANAFRSIAAGEGEIYIAGGVEHMTRSPYVMSKPSAAFGRDSQMFDTTFGWRFVNPKMKAMYGVDAMGDTAENLAEMHNISREDQDKFALWSQQKATKAQQSGRLAEEIVKVEIPQKKGELKIFDTDEFIKPTSSIEGLGKLRPAFKKEGGTVTAGNASGMNDGAAALILASEEAVKKYGLKPKAKILGSSVAGVEPRIMGIGPVEATQKLLKRLNLSLDDMDIIELNEAFAAQALAVTRTLGLKDDDSRINPNGGAIAIGHPLGVSGARIVGSAAMELQKQDKKYALCTLCIGVGQGYAMVIEKV, translated from the coding sequence ATGAACAACGTATATATCATAGATTACATAAGGACTCCTATTTCAAAATTAAGCGGAGGTCTTTCAGAAGTTAGGGCCGATGATTTGGCGGCGGTCGTTTTAAAAGAAATCGTAGCCAGAAACCCTGAAGTTCCTGTTGAAGAAATTGAAGACGTTATTTTCGGATGTGCCAATCAGGCAGGAGAAGATAACAGAAACGTTGCCAGAATGGGACTTTTATTGGCAGGACTTCCATACAGAATAGGAGGGGAAACCGTAAACCGATTATGTGCTTCGGGAATGTCGGCGGTAGCTAATGCTTTCCGTTCCATTGCTGCAGGTGAAGGTGAAATTTACATTGCAGGTGGAGTAGAGCACATGACGCGTTCGCCTTATGTAATGTCAAAGCCGAGTGCCGCTTTCGGCAGAGACAGTCAGATGTTTGATACCACTTTCGGATGGAGATTTGTCAATCCGAAAATGAAAGCAATGTATGGAGTAGATGCAATGGGTGATACTGCTGAAAATTTAGCAGAAATGCATAACATCAGCCGTGAGGATCAGGATAAATTTGCCCTTTGGTCACAGCAAAAAGCGACTAAAGCTCAGCAAAGCGGAAGACTGGCAGAAGAAATTGTAAAAGTTGAAATTCCCCAGAAGAAAGGAGAACTAAAAATCTTCGATACAGACGAATTCATCAAACCCACTTCCTCAATAGAAGGATTGGGTAAACTTCGTCCTGCTTTCAAAAAAGAGGGCGGAACAGTAACAGCCGGAAATGCTTCCGGAATGAACGACGGAGCGGCAGCTTTAATTCTGGCAAGTGAAGAAGCGGTAAAAAAATATGGTTTAAAACCAAAAGCTAAAATCTTAGGATCATCCGTTGCCGGTGTTGAACCAAGAATCATGGGAATCGGACCTGTTGAAGCGACTCAGAAATTATTAAAAAGGCTGAATCTCTCTTTAGATGATATGGATATCATTGAATTGAATGAAGCATTTGCTGCTCAGGCTTTGGCAGTAACCAGAACATTAGGATTAAAAGATGATGATTCAAGGATCAATCCAAACGGAGGAGCGATCGCCATCGGTCACCCACTTGGTGTTTCCGGAGCAAGAATTGTGGGTTCTGCAGCAATGGAACTCCAGAAGCAAGATAAAAAATATGCATTGTGTACCCTTTGTATCGGTGTCGGACAAGGGTATGCCATGGTGATTGAAAAAGTATAA